In the Gorilla gorilla gorilla isolate KB3781 chromosome 10, NHGRI_mGorGor1-v2.1_pri, whole genome shotgun sequence genome, one interval contains:
- the LOC134756600 gene encoding mucin-2-like: MISTPCPNTHIISTPCPNTDAIHTIASNTNVIISTPCPNTDIIHIIASNTNVIISTPCPNTDVIHIIASNTNVVISTPSPNTDIIHIIASNTNVVISTPCPNTDLIHTITSNTNVLISTPYPITDLVHTMASNANVIIPTPCPVGDLIHTIASNTIVVISTPGPNSDLIHTISSNTNVILSTPRPITDLVHGIASNTNEMISTPCPMTDLIHTIASNTKVVLSTPCPITVIIHTIASNTNIVISTPCPVTDLIHTIASDINVIKSTTCPITDLVHTIASTSNVIKSTPCPNTDLIHTIISNTNVIIYTAYPITDLIHTIASNTNVIISTPCPITDLIHTIASNANVIISTPCPMSDLVHTIASNANVIISTPCPNTDLIHTMASNTNVIISTPCPMTDLIHTIASNTNVVISTPCPITDLIHTMASNTNAVI; the protein is encoded by the coding sequence atgatatccacaccgtgccctaacacccatataatatccacaccatgccctaacactgatgcaatccacaccatcgcttccaatactaatgtaataatatccacaccatgccctaacactgatataatccacatcatcgcttccaatactaatgtaataatatccacaccatgccctaacactgatgtaatccacatcatcgcttccaatactaatgtagtaatatccacaccatcccCTAACACTGATATAATCCacatcatcgcttccaatactaatgtagtaatatccacaccatgccctaacactgatctaatccacaccatcacttccaatactaatgtactaatatccacaccataccctatcactgatctagtccacaccatggcttccaatgctaatgtcaTAAtacccacaccatgccctgtcggtgatctaatccacaccatcgcttccaatactattgtagtaatatccacaccaggACCTaacagtgatctaatccacaccatctctTCGAACACTAATGTAATTTTATCCACACCacgccctatcactgatctagtccacggcattgcttccaatactaatgaaaTGAtttccacaccatgccctatgactgatctaatccacaccatcgcttccaatactaaagTAGTattatccacaccatgccctatcactgttATAAttcacaccatcgcttccaatactaatatagtaatatccacaccatgccctgtcactgatctaatccacaccatcgcttctgatattaatgtaataaaatccacaacatgccctatcactgatctagtccacaccatcgcttccactagtaatgtaataaaatccacaccatgccctaacactgatctaatccacaccatcatttccaatactaatgtaataatatacacagcataccctatcactgatctaatccacaccatcgcttccaatactaatgtaataatatccacaccatgccctatcaccgatctaatccacaccatcgcatccaatgctaatgtaataatatccacaccatgccctatgtctgatctagtccacaccatcgcttccaatgctaatgtaataatatccacaccatgccctaacactgatctaatccacaccatggcttccaatactaatgtaataatatccactccATGCCCTatgactgatctaatccacaccatcgcttccaatactaatgtagtaatatccacaccatgccctatcactgatctaatccacaccatggcttccaatactaatgcagTTATATga